Proteins found in one Bacteroidales bacterium genomic segment:
- a CDS encoding pyridoxal-phosphate dependent enzyme, giving the protein MDKETEKVLDNTVQRCRDRHIIIPTYQQMRNPELIPDKIKDKLRKLGLWDLNTLNLFRITWKNEPTEFGGGFGDVNYLELPSGLTGVKARIIVLIGKYFPTGAHKVGATFGPLVEKLISGRFDPTRQKALWPSTGNYCRGGAYDSYLLGCESIAVLPEGMSQERFEWLRKVGAEIFATHGCESNVKEIYDKVKVLEAERGDQIVTLNQFSEIGNPLWHYAVTGPAMQEVFEKVKTPNSKFSALFLTQGSAGTLGSGDFIREKHPLVKVCAGEALQCPTMLYNGYGGHRIEGIGDKHIPWIFNVKNLDMVAGIDDEANISIMRLFNEQEGKKFLVDEANVSPELVEKLHLMGISSIANMMGCIKMAKFYELNENDIIFTVATDSMEMYKSRLAEEHKAHGNYTAQQAAVDFYSGIAGLSTDYLIELGYYEKKRIHNLKYFTWIEQQGKTVEELNAQWYDENYWKNSWKMVDEWDRKIIAFNERTGVINEYK; this is encoded by the coding sequence ATGGATAAAGAGACAGAAAAAGTTTTGGATAATACCGTGCAGCGATGTCGCGACCGGCACATTATAATACCAACATATCAGCAAATGCGGAACCCGGAATTGATTCCGGACAAAATAAAGGATAAACTCCGTAAGCTGGGATTGTGGGATTTGAACACATTAAACCTTTTCAGGATTACCTGGAAAAACGAGCCGACTGAGTTTGGCGGTGGTTTTGGTGATGTGAATTACTTAGAACTCCCTTCCGGGTTGACCGGCGTGAAAGCAAGGATTATTGTCCTGATCGGGAAATATTTTCCAACGGGAGCGCATAAGGTAGGGGCTACCTTTGGGCCGTTGGTTGAAAAGCTGATTTCCGGCCGGTTCGATCCTACCCGACAAAAGGCGCTATGGCCATCAACAGGGAATTATTGCCGTGGCGGCGCTTACGACTCCTACCTGCTGGGTTGTGAATCCATAGCCGTGCTGCCGGAGGGGATGTCGCAGGAGCGTTTTGAATGGCTGCGTAAAGTTGGCGCTGAGATTTTTGCCACACATGGTTGTGAGAGCAATGTAAAAGAGATCTATGATAAAGTGAAAGTACTGGAAGCAGAGCGGGGTGATCAGATTGTTACCCTGAACCAGTTCAGCGAAATTGGAAATCCACTTTGGCATTATGCCGTTACCGGACCAGCTATGCAGGAAGTATTTGAAAAAGTCAAAACCCCCAATTCAAAATTCAGCGCCCTATTCCTGACGCAGGGATCTGCAGGCACACTCGGCTCAGGTGATTTTATAAGAGAAAAGCACCCTCTGGTAAAAGTTTGTGCCGGTGAAGCGTTGCAGTGCCCCACCATGCTGTACAATGGTTATGGCGGCCATCGTATCGAAGGTATCGGCGATAAACATATTCCCTGGATTTTCAATGTAAAAAATCTTGACATGGTAGCCGGCATTGACGATGAAGCCAACATCAGCATCATGCGCCTGTTTAATGAACAAGAAGGAAAGAAATTCCTTGTTGATGAAGCCAACGTTAGCCCTGAACTGGTCGAAAAACTCCACCTGATGGGCATTTCCTCCATAGCTAATATGATGGGATGCATAAAAATGGCTAAGTTTTACGAGCTGAACGAAAATGATATTATCTTCACCGTCGCAACTGATTCGATGGAAATGTATAAATCGAGACTGGCCGAAGAACACAAAGCACATGGGAATTACACCGCGCAGCAGGCGGCAGTGGATTTCTATTCGGGTATTGCAGGCCTGTCGACCGATTACCTGATCGAACTTGGTTATTATGAAAAAAAGCGCATTCATAACCTGAAGTATTTTACCTGGATTGAGCAGCAGGGAAAGACTGTAGAAGAGCTCAATGCCCAGTGGTACGATGAAAACTACTGGAAAAACTCCTGGAAAATGGTGGATGAATGGGACCGGAAAATTATAGCTTTTAATGAGCGAACCGGAGTGATTAACGAATACAAATAA
- the ygfK gene encoding putative selenate reductase subunit YgfK, producing the protein MSDKFYPPSLEQLLQLILKDLDTKSEILGIPEKLFYKPWQNHFLYTKSGGKTLHNPIGLAAGPHTQLAQNIVSGWLCGARFIELKTIQENDHLEVTKPCIDMQYEGYNCEWSQELEISDSFDQYLNAWILIHVLHHRLYSSLRKNVEVGTIFNMSIGYNLDQVRSRKVQWFIDKMKDCSAELAEKIRSVKHLYPAITTLRIPSEISNSVTLSTMHGCPSREIEYIVKYLMVDKKLHTTVKFNPTLLGARSVRAILNQERGFDVRIPDSSFENDLQYADAIALIQNLQKTAEEMKLALGFKLSNTLECFNKKKRLPEKEEKIYLSGNALHPIAVNLAANLQTKFEGNLQLSFSGGADCFNISKLITCGFSTITVCSDLLKPGGYARLVQYFEQLSKAFAQVQAKNVFEYILKTSTEYNASTAALDHLKGYAIHTLNNKAYQKNIFQSTDIKTERPLNPYDCIAAPCIGKCHTNQHIPDYLWHAGKDDIKNAFRYIIANNPFPSVTGAICDHLCQTKCTRINYDEPVMIREVKRYVAENINGDTLETSIAAKKIEKKVAIIGAGPSGLSCAWFLNQAGFQVDVFETENKAGGMISGAIPTFRLSDPNIAKDIERIKKSGVNIIEGQKIDKQKFESICKNYNYAYIATGAQVSRKLNLKGCDAVGVLDPLEFLRKAKRNGDVAIGKNVAVIGGGNTAMDAARTAFRLVGDSGSVTIIYRRTINEMPADRGEIKAVMDEGIEFIELVSPIKILEENGVVTGLECLDMEFKGTDSSGRPLPVEIPDSDHSYEFDTIIPAIGQELDIDFVDADLLKTRNGSYQTKIENVFIGGDALRGAATAIKAIGDGRKVAIEIMKKEKISPTEPPIKMLSNDEFAGLKIKKTRREAAVRQKILPADERRNFNLVISPLTKLQSNYEAARCLQCDVICNVCVSVCPNHAFFGFEINTEELDIPIVKYGDDFFNVKFKRKLDVRQKYQVINIADWCNECGNCTTFCPTAGVPYKDKMRLHFEKDSFKNETSGFLLAKDGKLVHLTMKKNGNLSILSENWDAMIFENDDCMAILNKKTFAIEHIDVFTEKGGSIELPEITEMKMIYQATKNLI; encoded by the coding sequence ATGTCTGATAAATTCTATCCTCCATCGCTGGAGCAACTGCTGCAACTTATTCTCAAAGACCTTGACACCAAATCGGAGATTTTAGGTATTCCCGAGAAATTATTTTATAAACCCTGGCAAAATCACTTTTTATACACTAAGTCGGGTGGAAAAACCCTCCATAATCCTATTGGTCTCGCCGCCGGTCCGCATACCCAATTAGCGCAGAACATCGTTTCGGGATGGCTATGTGGAGCGAGGTTTATTGAGTTAAAGACCATTCAGGAAAATGATCATCTTGAAGTGACAAAGCCCTGCATCGACATGCAGTATGAAGGCTACAACTGCGAATGGTCGCAGGAATTGGAGATATCCGATTCCTTTGATCAATACCTTAATGCATGGATATTAATTCATGTGCTGCATCACCGGTTATATTCCAGTCTTCGCAAGAATGTGGAGGTTGGGACCATTTTTAATATGAGCATAGGTTATAACCTCGACCAGGTAAGAAGCCGGAAAGTGCAATGGTTTATTGATAAAATGAAAGATTGTAGTGCAGAACTGGCGGAGAAAATACGTTCGGTCAAACACTTGTATCCGGCAATCACAACCCTCAGGATACCTTCGGAGATATCAAACAGCGTTACACTATCGACCATGCATGGCTGCCCTTCACGTGAAATTGAATATATCGTCAAATACCTGATGGTGGATAAAAAATTACATACTACCGTCAAATTTAACCCTACATTGCTTGGAGCCCGCTCGGTGAGAGCTATTCTGAACCAGGAACGTGGTTTTGATGTTAGAATTCCCGATTCATCTTTTGAAAATGACCTGCAATATGCCGATGCCATTGCTTTGATTCAAAATCTCCAAAAGACGGCTGAAGAGATGAAACTGGCGCTTGGATTTAAGTTAAGCAATACCCTTGAGTGTTTTAACAAGAAAAAGCGTTTGCCCGAAAAAGAAGAGAAAATATACCTTAGTGGCAATGCGTTGCATCCAATTGCCGTGAATCTGGCCGCCAACCTGCAAACAAAATTTGAAGGTAACCTGCAGTTGTCCTTTTCAGGTGGAGCCGATTGTTTTAATATATCTAAACTGATTACCTGTGGTTTTAGCACCATCACCGTTTGTTCCGACCTGCTGAAACCAGGTGGCTATGCCCGATTGGTGCAATATTTTGAGCAATTGTCGAAGGCTTTTGCTCAGGTGCAGGCTAAAAACGTTTTTGAGTATATTCTTAAAACCAGCACAGAATACAATGCAAGCACTGCAGCGCTTGATCACCTGAAAGGGTACGCAATACATACGTTAAACAACAAGGCCTATCAGAAAAATATTTTTCAAAGCACTGATATAAAGACTGAACGACCATTAAACCCATATGATTGCATCGCCGCTCCCTGTATCGGGAAGTGTCACACCAACCAGCATATCCCGGATTACCTTTGGCATGCCGGTAAGGATGATATTAAAAATGCTTTCAGATATATAATTGCCAACAATCCTTTTCCATCTGTCACCGGGGCTATTTGTGACCATTTATGCCAGACGAAATGTACGCGTATAAACTATGATGAACCGGTTATGATTCGTGAAGTAAAAAGATATGTGGCTGAGAATATCAACGGTGATACGCTGGAAACTTCCATAGCAGCGAAAAAAATAGAGAAGAAAGTTGCCATTATTGGCGCCGGACCATCAGGCTTGTCGTGTGCATGGTTCCTCAATCAGGCCGGTTTTCAGGTGGATGTTTTTGAAACAGAGAACAAAGCCGGGGGCATGATTTCAGGTGCAATTCCTACGTTCAGACTGTCTGACCCCAACATCGCCAAAGACATTGAGCGGATAAAGAAAAGTGGAGTAAACATTATAGAAGGTCAAAAAATAGATAAACAGAAATTCGAAAGTATTTGCAAAAATTATAATTATGCATATATAGCAACAGGTGCCCAGGTTTCCCGAAAGCTAAATTTAAAAGGGTGCGATGCCGTTGGGGTATTGGACCCATTGGAGTTCCTCAGAAAAGCAAAACGCAACGGGGACGTTGCCATAGGTAAAAATGTTGCCGTTATTGGTGGCGGAAATACGGCTATGGATGCTGCACGAACTGCCTTTCGGCTGGTTGGCGACAGCGGTTCAGTAACAATAATCTACCGCCGGACGATCAACGAGATGCCGGCCGATCGTGGTGAAATAAAAGCCGTGATGGATGAGGGAATTGAATTTATTGAGTTGGTTTCACCCATCAAAATATTGGAAGAAAATGGCGTAGTAACAGGGCTGGAGTGCCTCGATATGGAGTTTAAGGGAACGGACAGCAGCGGTAGACCTTTGCCTGTCGAAATACCTGATTCGGATCATAGCTATGAATTTGATACTATTATTCCTGCCATTGGTCAGGAGTTGGATATAGATTTTGTGGACGCTGATTTGCTGAAAACAAGAAATGGCTCCTACCAGACCAAAATTGAAAATGTTTTTATTGGTGGCGATGCTTTGCGGGGTGCTGCTACAGCAATTAAAGCTATCGGTGATGGTCGGAAAGTAGCCATTGAGATCATGAAGAAGGAAAAAATTTCCCCTACCGAGCCGCCAATCAAAATGCTCAGTAATGATGAATTTGCCGGTTTAAAAATCAAAAAAACAAGACGCGAAGCGGCTGTCAGGCAAAAAATTCTTCCTGCTGATGAACGGCGAAACTTCAATCTGGTCATCTCTCCGTTAACGAAATTGCAGTCGAACTATGAAGCTGCCAGGTGTCTGCAATGCGACGTAATTTGTAACGTTTGCGTGAGCGTTTGTCCTAATCATGCTTTCTTCGGCTTTGAAATAAATACAGAGGAGCTGGATATCCCCATTGTGAAATATGGCGATGATTTCTTCAATGTAAAATTCAAACGAAAACTTGATGTCCGACAGAAATACCAGGTCATCAATATTGCCGACTGGTGCAATGAGTGCGGAAACTGTACAACATTTTGCCCCACAGCGGGAGTCCCGTATAAAGATAAAATGAGGCTGCACTTCGAAAAGGATAGTTTTAAAAACGAAACCTCCGGCTTCCTCCTGGCTAAAGATGGAAAGCTGGTTCATCTGACCATGAAGAAAAATGGCAACCTTAGCATTCTTTCCGAAAACTGGGATGCGATGATTTTCGAAAATGACGATTGCATGGCCATATTAAACAAGAAAACCTTTGCCATAGAGCATATTGATGTATTCACTGAAAAAGGTGGCAGTATCGAACTTCCTGAAATTACCGAAATGAAGATGATTTACCAGGCAACGAAAAATTTGATCTAA
- a CDS encoding nucleoside deaminase → MKISDEQFMALAILEAKKGKTPFGCVIVSDNEIATRAHNTVKTDQDPTAHAEINAIRSLFKNKQLNPADLTLYTTCEPCPMCISATIFAGIGRVVFGVSITEISQYYRQITIPSIEITERGFSNIEVKGGVLYQECLALLKNHGL, encoded by the coding sequence ATGAAAATTTCTGACGAGCAATTTATGGCCTTGGCAATTTTGGAGGCAAAAAAAGGAAAAACGCCTTTTGGATGTGTAATTGTGTCCGACAATGAAATTGCAACCAGGGCGCACAATACGGTGAAGACCGATCAGGATCCCACAGCCCACGCAGAAATCAATGCTATCAGATCACTCTTTAAAAACAAACAACTTAATCCGGCTGATTTGACTCTATATACTACCTGTGAACCTTGTCCCATGTGCATCAGCGCCACCATATTTGCCGGAATTGGCAGAGTCGTTTTCGGGGTTTCAATCACTGAAATCAGCCAGTATTACCGACAAATCACGATTCCCAGCATTGAAATAACAGAGCGTGGATTTTCTAACATTGAAGTTAAAGGCGGTGTATTGTATCAGGAATGCTTAGCTTTGCTGAAAAATCACGGTTTATGA